The proteins below are encoded in one region of Pelagibacterium flavum:
- a CDS encoding heavy metal translocating P-type ATPase: MPPSLRSRLNVALLVVALSGLVSGLGLMWASNNELARIAWFVGVVPVLAALLVEIVRSLAKGEVGLDIVAALSMSAALFFGETLAAAVVALMYSGGTFLESFAEGRARREMSQLLSRVPRTATRHRDGKLEEVPLDAIEPSDLLLIRQGDVAAVDGAVESSTAMLDQSALTGESMPVRLGRGQNVMSGSTNAGEAFDLRVTRRASESTYAGIVRLVEAAQASKAPMARLADRYSLLFLLITVILATLAWWFTGDPIRAVAVLVVATPCPLILAVPVALVAGLSRAAQFGVLIKGARPLEALASIRTLVLDKTGTLTDGRPQIVSIDTIESVREEELLFLAASLEQASKHPMAQAIVTSARERGSVLRIPGEVVEVPGEGLEGTVDGRKVVVGGASFVAHRIGSAVPESRILDAGAALVAVAIDGKLAGHITMADALRSGTQGLLAGLRRLGISRIMLATGDRRAVADAITAGLNLDAVHAQMTPDQKVQLILTEREGHAPVMMVGDGVNDAPALAAADVGVAMGARGAAASAEAADVVLLVDHLDRLLPGIEIAQGARRIALQSVAVGIGLSVAGMIAAALGYLTPVQGALLQEAIDVAVILNALRALRIKPHALPTPDIATAS; this comes from the coding sequence ATGCCCCCGTCACTGCGAAGCCGCCTGAATGTTGCCCTGCTGGTCGTAGCCCTGTCAGGGCTGGTTTCAGGCTTGGGTCTGATGTGGGCCAGCAACAACGAGCTTGCCAGGATTGCGTGGTTCGTTGGCGTCGTTCCTGTCCTCGCAGCCCTTCTTGTCGAAATCGTCCGCAGTCTTGCCAAGGGCGAAGTGGGCTTGGATATCGTGGCCGCACTTTCAATGTCGGCCGCCTTGTTTTTTGGTGAGACGCTGGCGGCGGCCGTCGTTGCCCTGATGTATTCAGGCGGCACGTTCCTCGAGAGCTTTGCGGAAGGCAGAGCCCGTCGCGAAATGAGCCAGCTGCTGTCCCGCGTGCCACGGACCGCCACCCGGCACCGAGACGGCAAGCTCGAAGAGGTGCCGCTCGACGCTATCGAGCCGAGCGATCTGCTCCTGATCCGACAGGGCGACGTGGCGGCCGTGGATGGTGCTGTTGAAAGCAGCACGGCGATGTTGGATCAGTCAGCACTGACAGGCGAGTCGATGCCGGTGCGGCTTGGCCGTGGCCAGAATGTGATGAGCGGCTCGACCAATGCAGGCGAGGCGTTCGATCTTCGGGTTACGCGACGCGCCTCGGAAAGCACTTATGCCGGGATCGTGCGGCTGGTCGAGGCGGCCCAGGCATCAAAGGCGCCGATGGCTAGACTCGCCGACCGCTATTCCCTGCTGTTCCTGCTCATCACCGTGATCCTTGCAACGCTGGCGTGGTGGTTCACCGGCGACCCCATACGCGCCGTGGCGGTCCTTGTGGTCGCAACACCTTGCCCGTTGATCTTGGCTGTTCCGGTGGCGCTTGTGGCAGGGCTGTCGCGGGCAGCGCAGTTTGGCGTGCTGATCAAGGGCGCCAGGCCGCTTGAAGCGCTCGCCAGCATCCGGACGCTGGTATTGGACAAGACCGGCACCCTGACGGATGGACGCCCCCAGATCGTTTCGATCGATACGATTGAGAGCGTGCGCGAGGAAGAACTGCTGTTCCTGGCCGCTTCGCTTGAACAGGCGTCCAAACATCCGATGGCGCAAGCCATCGTGACATCGGCGCGCGAGCGCGGAAGCGTCCTGCGCATTCCCGGGGAGGTTGTGGAGGTCCCGGGAGAAGGCCTTGAGGGTACGGTTGATGGCCGCAAGGTTGTGGTTGGCGGCGCAAGCTTTGTCGCGCATCGCATTGGCAGCGCCGTACCCGAAAGCCGCATTCTCGATGCTGGCGCCGCTCTTGTCGCAGTGGCAATTGACGGAAAGCTCGCCGGACACATCACTATGGCCGATGCATTGCGCTCGGGAACGCAAGGGCTGCTGGCAGGCCTACGGCGCTTGGGCATATCCCGGATCATGCTGGCGACCGGCGATCGGCGCGCTGTGGCCGACGCCATCACGGCTGGATTGAACCTCGATGCAGTCCACGCCCAGATGACGCCTGACCAGAAAGTGCAGCTGATCCTGACCGAAAGGGAAGGCCATGCTCCTGTGATGATGGTGGGTGACGGCGTCAATGATGCGCCGGCGCTGGCCGCGGCGGATGTCGGGGTGGCGATGGGCGCGCGTGGCGCTGCCGCCTCTGCAGAGGCAGCCGATGTCGTCCTGCTGGTCGATCACCTCGATCGCCTGCTGCCCGGGATCGAAATAGCGCAAGGCGCGCGGCGGATTGCGCTGCAGAGCGTTGCTGTCGGCATCGGCCTGTCGGTCGCAGGCATGATCGCTGCCGCGCTTGGCTACCTGACGCCAGTCCAGGGGGCGCTGCTGCAGGAGGCCATAGACGTCGCCGTCATTCTCAATGCCCTGCGAGCGTTGCGGATCAAACCACATGCGCTTCCCACGCCAGATATTGCTACCGCGTCCTAG
- a CDS encoding methyl-accepting chemotaxis protein → MTLDTIRSRASIFVAALAATMAAIALICELMFQGTLGLGSMLAGIGLAGLVITYLANRQSAAFRYMAVAVMMAQVMAMLIATRGQPEQNDIHMAFFAGLAVCALLYDTKAILLGAALVAVHHLVLGMTLDDLIFYGGGGFGRVLLHAVILIIEAIGLVWMTVNTHHLLQIADERSQQAQSSAQEAELLADEVQRTTATSRQERQSTMQQLSSDFNRVVDAASSGDFSARIETSYSDPELANLATSINGLITTMGESLGETGRVLSSLAETNLTQRVKGQHSGAFAKLRDDTNAVADKLTDIVGQLRKTSRGVRAATGEILAGANDLSERTTKQAATIEETSATMEQLATTVLQSAKQAQNASVKSQEVSRAAEEGGVVMTQATGAMERITSSSSKISNIIGLIDDIAFQTNLLALNASVEAARAGDAGKGFAVVAVEVRRLAQSAASASADVKVLIEQSATEVADGSKLVAEAASKLEAILAGIRENSLVMEGIARDSKEQASSIEEVNVAVRQMDEMTQHNAALVEQTNAAIEQTEGQASELDRIVDIFVLDDSARPAKAAPAAVPAQRIGIKGLQDKVKHAAKAYISHGNAAVAKDWNEF, encoded by the coding sequence ATGACACTCGATACTATCCGCAGCCGTGCCTCGATCTTCGTCGCCGCTTTGGCGGCGACCATGGCCGCCATCGCGCTCATCTGTGAATTGATGTTTCAGGGCACATTGGGCCTGGGCAGCATGCTCGCCGGTATCGGGCTGGCGGGGCTGGTGATCACCTATCTGGCCAACCGCCAGTCAGCCGCCTTCCGCTATATGGCAGTGGCCGTGATGATGGCGCAGGTGATGGCCATGTTGATCGCCACCCGCGGCCAGCCAGAGCAAAACGATATTCACATGGCGTTCTTTGCCGGGCTGGCTGTCTGCGCCCTGCTTTACGATACCAAAGCCATCTTGCTGGGTGCGGCCCTGGTCGCGGTGCACCATCTGGTGCTGGGCATGACGCTGGATGATCTCATCTTTTACGGCGGTGGCGGCTTTGGCCGCGTGCTGTTGCACGCCGTGATTCTGATCATCGAAGCGATCGGCCTCGTCTGGATGACCGTCAATACCCACCACCTGCTTCAGATAGCCGACGAGCGTTCACAACAGGCCCAGTCCAGCGCCCAGGAAGCCGAACTGCTTGCCGATGAAGTACAGCGCACCACGGCCACCAGCCGTCAGGAACGCCAGTCGACGATGCAGCAGCTGTCCAGCGACTTTAACCGCGTGGTGGATGCGGCCAGCAGTGGCGACTTCTCGGCCCGCATCGAAACCAGCTACAGCGATCCTGAACTGGCCAATCTGGCCACATCGATCAATGGGCTGATCACCACCATGGGCGAGAGTCTGGGGGAAACCGGGCGGGTGCTGTCCAGCCTCGCCGAAACCAATCTGACGCAACGCGTTAAAGGCCAGCATAGTGGCGCCTTTGCCAAGTTGCGAGACGATACCAATGCGGTGGCTGACAAGCTGACCGATATCGTGGGTCAGTTGCGCAAGACCTCGCGCGGCGTGCGAGCAGCGACCGGGGAGATCCTGGCAGGGGCCAATGACCTGAGCGAGCGCACGACCAAGCAGGCCGCCACGATCGAAGAGACCTCGGCGACAATGGAGCAATTGGCAACCACGGTGCTGCAGAGCGCCAAGCAGGCCCAGAACGCCAGCGTGAAGTCACAGGAAGTATCGCGCGCCGCCGAAGAAGGCGGTGTGGTGATGACCCAGGCGACCGGGGCGATGGAGCGGATTACGAGTTCCTCGTCCAAGATTTCCAATATCATTGGTCTGATTGACGATATCGCCTTCCAGACCAATCTACTGGCGCTGAATGCGTCGGTAGAAGCGGCGCGCGCCGGTGACGCTGGCAAGGGTTTTGCCGTGGTCGCCGTCGAGGTTCGGCGTTTGGCCCAGTCGGCAGCCAGCGCCTCGGCCGACGTCAAGGTCCTGATCGAACAGAGTGCGACCGAAGTGGCCGACGGCTCCAAGCTGGTGGCCGAAGCGGCCAGTAAGCTGGAAGCCATTCTGGCGGGGATCCGCGAGAACAGCCTGGTGATGGAAGGCATTGCACGCGACAGCAAGGAACAGGCTTCCTCGATTGAGGAGGTCAATGTCGCCGTGCGGCAGATGGACGAGATGACCCAGCACAATGCTGCTTTGGTGGAACAAACCAATGCGGCAATCGAGCAGACGGAGGGTCAGGCCAGCGAGCTCGACCGGATCGTTGATATCTTCGTGCTCGATGACAGTGCCCGACCGGCGAAGGCGGCGCCGGCGGCCGTCCCGGCCCAGCGCATCGGCATCAAGGGCTTGCAGGACAAGGTCAAGCACGCTGCCAAGGCCTACATCAGCCATGGCAATGCTGCTGTTGCCAAAGACTGGAACGAATTCTAG
- a CDS encoding GNAT family N-acetyltransferase, translating into MIRKYPEVTEDLSHWTPRPKPSTQPMDGRFVRLEKLNPAKHADDLFDASAQSDGEERFRWLPDAPPTDRASFRTWMEKSAASEDPLFFAVIDKASGKVAGRQSFMRMDTAHGVAEIGNIYWGPLVSRRPAATEALFLFARHIFDDLGYRRFEWKCNNENLPSKRAALRFGFRHEGVFHQHLIVKGRNRDTAWFAMLNKDWAKLRPAYERWLSDDNFDARGAQRKKLEEHRAELGAV; encoded by the coding sequence ATGATCAGAAAGTACCCTGAAGTGACCGAAGACCTATCACATTGGACTCCGCGCCCAAAACCCTCTACTCAGCCGATGGACGGCCGCTTCGTCCGGCTGGAGAAGCTCAACCCAGCCAAACACGCTGATGACCTGTTCGACGCTTCGGCCCAGTCAGACGGCGAGGAACGTTTCCGCTGGTTGCCCGATGCGCCGCCCACCGATCGCGCTAGCTTTCGAACATGGATGGAAAAATCCGCAGCGAGCGAGGACCCGCTCTTCTTTGCCGTGATCGACAAAGCCTCGGGGAAGGTTGCGGGTCGCCAGTCCTTTATGCGGATGGATACGGCTCACGGAGTGGCAGAAATCGGCAATATATATTGGGGACCACTGGTCTCGCGCAGGCCTGCAGCGACAGAAGCATTATTCCTGTTCGCTCGCCATATCTTTGATGACTTGGGCTACCGCCGGTTCGAATGGAAGTGCAACAACGAGAATTTACCGTCCAAACGAGCCGCACTTCGCTTCGGCTTCCGTCACGAAGGGGTGTTCCACCAGCACCTGATCGTCAAGGGGCGAAACCGCGACACTGCATGGTTCGCGATGCTCAACAAGGATTGGGCGAAGCTTCGGCCAGCTTACGAGCGCTGGTTGTCGGACGATAACTTCGACGCTCGAGGCGCACAACGCAAGAAGCTTGAGGAGCATCGCGCAGAACTCGGGGCGGTCTAG
- a CDS encoding RidA family protein has translation MTAGDRTQDISGQTAQVLAKIDHYLEQAGIDKTHLLTAQIWLKDIKRDFSGMNAVWNAWTAPGAAPTRATAQCEMAAPDILVEIIVTAALSLD, from the coding sequence ATGACGGCTGGTGACCGCACCCAGGACATCTCAGGTCAAACCGCCCAAGTCCTAGCCAAGATCGACCACTATCTTGAGCAAGCAGGCATCGATAAGACGCACCTTTTGACTGCACAAATATGGCTCAAGGATATCAAGCGCGATTTTTCTGGAATGAACGCCGTGTGGAATGCCTGGACCGCTCCCGGCGCTGCCCCAACCCGGGCGACGGCTCAATGCGAAATGGCAGCGCCCGATATCCTTGTCGAAATCATCGTCACCGCAGCCCTGAGCTTGGACTAA
- a CDS encoding IS110 family RNA-guided transposase: MTATYPIASTLLVAIDISKHRHEVLIGIPCKKRRRRLTVTNTLEDFERLTGVLAAYDLPVRIGFEATGNYHRTLAHHLGRAGFELKLVSSVGLARTREALHNSWDKNDPKDAQVILHMLEIGAVQFFHDPLVSGTADIQELSKTHEIVSRSKTELWHRILTHYLPLYFPEAERFHRSSRTDWFLAFLEKYPSPSMITAMDRDAFIADAWEVVGRKVSKERLLSDIYATATGSVGLPVHPESDAVRMFRLVLAEGRSLIRQRDEIEARAVALLSDNPDYQLLTTIPGIGPINAMTILAEAGDLRRFRHHRQFLKFCGMDLATVQSGMFRGSSRISKYGNARLRRTLWMAGQTAVLKRTNSFRDKFERYISKDRHNAHLRRKAYTAIAAKMARTVHAVLKRGEPYRPFFEGASPGGRTSICRSRGGSEAVR; encoded by the coding sequence ATGACCGCTACCTATCCTATTGCGTCCACCTTGTTGGTCGCTATCGATATTTCCAAGCATCGCCATGAGGTCCTGATCGGGATACCTTGCAAAAAGCGCCGTCGTCGTTTGACAGTCACCAATACGCTCGAAGATTTTGAACGCCTGACTGGTGTTCTTGCGGCTTATGATCTCCCGGTGCGAATCGGGTTCGAGGCGACTGGTAATTATCATCGGACCCTGGCCCATCATCTTGGACGGGCCGGTTTCGAGCTCAAGCTTGTGTCATCTGTCGGATTGGCGCGAACACGTGAGGCGCTGCACAATAGCTGGGACAAGAACGATCCGAAGGATGCCCAGGTCATCCTGCACATGCTCGAGATCGGGGCCGTTCAGTTCTTCCATGATCCGCTGGTGTCCGGGACCGCCGATATCCAGGAACTGTCGAAGACCCACGAGATCGTTTCCCGCTCCAAGACTGAGCTCTGGCACCGTATTCTGACCCACTACCTGCCGCTGTATTTCCCCGAAGCCGAACGATTCCACCGAAGCTCACGGACAGATTGGTTCCTTGCATTTCTGGAGAAGTATCCCTCACCATCCATGATCACGGCCATGGACCGCGATGCATTCATCGCGGATGCCTGGGAGGTCGTTGGCCGCAAGGTCTCCAAAGAACGCCTGCTTTCCGATATTTACGCCACGGCGACCGGATCGGTGGGTCTGCCTGTCCATCCAGAATCTGATGCTGTCCGCATGTTCCGGCTCGTGCTTGCAGAAGGTCGTAGCCTGATCCGGCAACGCGATGAGATTGAAGCCCGTGCTGTCGCGCTACTATCGGATAACCCTGACTATCAGTTGCTGACGACCATTCCCGGGATCGGGCCAATCAACGCAATGACCATCCTCGCCGAAGCCGGCGATCTGCGTCGTTTTCGTCACCACCGTCAGTTTCTTAAGTTCTGCGGCATGGACCTCGCCACAGTTCAGTCGGGCATGTTTCGTGGAAGCAGCCGCATCTCAAAATACGGTAATGCCCGATTGCGGCGAACGCTCTGGATGGCTGGCCAAACCGCAGTTCTCAAACGGACCAATAGCTTCCGGGATAAATTCGAGCGATACATCTCCAAGGATCGGCACAACGCCCATCTGCGCCGCAAGGCCTATACTGCCATTGCAGCCAAGATGGCGCGCACCGTTCACGCCGTGCTTAAGCGTGGCGAACCCTATCGCCCCTTTTTTGAGGGGGCGAGCCCAGGCGGAAGGACCTCCATCTGTCGGAGCCGTGGAGGCAGTGAGGCAGTTCGCTGA